A window from Malassezia restricta chromosome I, complete sequence encodes these proteins:
- a CDS encoding peroxisomal 2,4-dienoyl-CoA reductase — MTSHYAHQPVPATDVFKPDIFRGKVVLVTGGGSGICYKITETLMRFGCKAAIVGRKADRLQEAAQQLSRDTGSQAISLPGDVRQYVAMQQIVKKTIDQFGHIDFVICGAAGNFMSPLQGLSSNAFRAILEIDLLGTFNTVRATMDEIKRTHGSYLHISATLHYSGLPWQGAASSAKAGVDALSNVVAVELGPFGVRSNCIAPGLIAGTEGASRLLPQGSEELARSLIPCQRVGERTDIANAAVFLFSDAANWITGQVIVVDGGHMHFRSAWLPYPDSMLDPRSFKDLFPGLRL, encoded by the coding sequence ATGACCTCCCATTATGCGCACCAACCTGTGCCGGCCACCGATGTGTTCAAGCCAGACATTTTCCGTGGAAAGGTGGTGCTTGTTACAGGAGGGGGCTCTGGTATTTGCTACAAGATCACCGAGAcgctcatgcgcttcgGCTGTAAGGCAGCGATCGTGGGCCGGAAGGCGGACCGGTTGCAGGAGGCAGCACAGCAGCTGTCGCGCGATACCGGCTCGCAGGCGATATCTCTGCCtggcgacgtgcgccaGTACgtggcgatgcagcagatCGTCAAGAAGACCATCGACCAGTTCGGCCATATCGACTTTGTGATTTGCGGAGCGGCTGGCAATTTCATGTCGCCTCTGCAGGGCCTGTCATCGAATGCTTTCCGCGCCATTCTGGAGATTGATTTGCTCGGTACATTTAACACGGTTCGCGCCACGATGGACGAAATAAAGCGCACTCACGGCTCATACTTGCACATTTCAGCTACGCTGCACTACTCTGGTTTGCCATGGCAGGgtgcggcgtcgtcggccaaAGCAGGTGTAGATGCTCTCTCGAATGTGGTGGCAGTGGAGCTCGGGCCTTTTGGCGTGCGTAGTAATTGCATTGCCCCTGGTCTGATTGCCGGTACGGAAGGCGCGAGTCGTCTCTTGCCACAGGGCTCAGAAGAGCTGGCTCGCTCGCTGATCCCATGTCAGCGAGTCGGTGAACGCACAGACATTGCTAATGCAGCCGTTTTCCTGTTCAGCGACGCGGCCAACTGGATCACAGGCCAGGTGATTGTGGTGGATGGTGGCCACATGCACTTCCGCAGTGCCTGGCTGCCATACCCCGACAGCATGCTCGACCCACGCTCCTTCAAGGATCTGTTTCCGGGTCTGCGTCTCTAG
- a CDS encoding peroxin-5, with product MSLPDLVSGGAGCGPVNPLQQLGKRFGQDRGAQFDSFGKGVPGRPPAFRTQASGASTSAGDPAFFAPEPAAPFQVDELRASLPHVGPPWPSAMEASFYRHQVPRASTASSSSSATPAWAQDFLRASSSAQGVSAPASYGAMPRSTPLSAGPLHHRPFPAMLRMSPAPPPQAVPRAPDALESVSASSWESAFTAADAQQGGATESRLDAMNDDELAQAAEHLLHAVQHDTSDKFQQSEFLQLMRKLRDRYAVVRGDSIVDQDAKGKSKAPPTQADLDAMLQHAASQAARPTQRGEHVQTADALADLEAFWREEDQAKEKPAPPAASFVGDSGDVAARMREDDDLFAREYHKWTSLGTQVPGATAQWEEDWHGFAGDEDFVGRAWQGPAGHGVRGAQNAEWAKFQREWDAFDAEADGVRPVMQSRAHEPFPFEAPRYRFHDANPWAAHPAHHATPTMLDTVLEHEAAVQAHPTDASKWYHLGLRQQENERETQAIAALHEALQLDPTMKDAWLALAVSYTNENEREEALEALDRWIHVHTKYHSAVQSFLSQRRHLPEMSTHKRLANVLMAMARASAQDPQQPIDGDVQVALGVLFNSSGEYDKAVDCFTTALQVSPDDWILYNRIGATLSNSGRSEESLQYYQEALRLRPDFARCHFNLSISCLNLKMYTEAAEHAYTALTLQQASGDDVPGPPNHSLWEILRVSLELMRRPDLATLCLARDLNQIHLDQIVGTI from the coding sequence ATGTCGTTGCCGGATCTGGTGAGCGGTGGTGCCGGGTGTGGCCCGGTGAAtccgctgcagcagctgggCAAGCGCTTTGGGCAGGACCGTGGGGCGCAGTTTGACTCGTTCGGCAAGGGCGTGCCTGGACGGCCGCCGGCGTTCCGTACGCAGGCGTCCggtgcgtcgacgtcggccgGCGATCCAGCGTTCTTTGCGCCGgagcctgccgcgccgTTTCaagtcgacgagctgcgcgcctCTCTGCCGCATGTCGGTCCGCCGTGGCCGTCTGCGATGGAGGCGTCGTTCTATCGGCACCAGGTGCCGCGtgcatcgacggcgtcgtcgtcttcttcaGCGACGCCCGCCTGGGCCCAAGACTTTTTGCGCGCGTCTTCGTCGGCCCAGGGCGTATCGGCGCCTGCATCTTATGGTGCGATGCCGCGTAGCACGCCCCTGAGTGCGGGCCCGCTTCATCACCGACCGTTTCCTGcgatgctgcgcatgtCACCCGCGCCACCACCGCAGGCCGTGCCCCGTGCGCCTGATGCACTCGAGTCGgtgagcgcgtcgtcgtgggaGTCGGCGTTCACGGCCGCAGACGCACAGCAGGGCGGCGCCACTGAGTCGCGACTAGATGCGATGAACGACGACGAACTGGCGCAGGCCGCTGAGCATCTCTtgcatgccgtgcagcaCGACACGAGTGACAAGTTCCAGCAGAGCGAGTTTCTGCAGCTGATGCGCAAGCTGCGTGACCGGTATGCTGTGGTGCGCGGTGACTCGATTGTGGACCAGGATGCGAAGGGCAAGAGCAAGGCCccgccgacgcaggcggACCTAGATgcgatgctgcagcatgccgcgtcGCAGGCTGCTCGGCCCACCCAGCGCGGCGAGCATGTACAGACggcggatgcgctcgcggaTCTCGAGGCATTCTGGCGCGAAGAGGACCAGGCGAAGGAGaagccggcgccgccagcagcgtcgtTTGTCGGCGATAGCGGCGATGTGGcagcgcgcatgcgcgaagacgacgacctGTTTGCGCGTGAGTACCACAAGTGGACGTCTCTGGGCACCCAGGTGCCGGGTGCGACGGCCCAGTGGGAGGAGGACTGGCATGGCTTTGCCGGGGACGAGGACTTTGTCGGCCGCGCCTGGCAGGGTCCAGCCGGCCACGGGGTGCGTGGGGCGCAGAATGCCGAGTGGGCCAAGTTCCAGCGCGAATGGGACGCGTTtgatgccgaggcggatGGCGTGCGGCCTGTGATGCAGAGCCGTGCGCATGAGCCGTTCCCGTTTGAAGCGCCGCGGTACCGCTTCCACGATGCGAATCCGTGGGCCGCGCACCCTGCGCACCATgcgacgccgacgatgctcgacacggtgctcgagcacgaaGCGGCCGTGCAAGCGCACCCCACGGACGCGAGCAAGTGGTATCATCTTGGGCTGCGGCAGCAGGAGAATGAGCGCGAGACGCAGGCGATCGCTGCGttgcacgaggcgctgcagctcgatcCGACGATGAAAgacgcatggctcgcgctTGCTGTGAGCTATACGAACGAGAacgagcgcgaagaggcgctcgaagCACTGGATCGCTGGATCCACGTGCACACCAAGTACCACAGCGCGGTGCAGTCCTTCCTgtcgcagcggcgccaccTGCCCGAGATGTCGACGCacaagcgcctcgcgaaTGTGCtcatggccatggcgcgcgcgagtGCGCAGGATCCGCAGCAGCCCATCGATGGGGACGTGCAGgtcgcgctgggcgtgctCTTCAACTCGTCCGGCGAGTACGACAAGGCCGTCGACTGCTTCACGACCGCGCTGCAGGTGTCGCCCGACGACTGGATCCTGTACAACCGCAtcggcgcgacgctcaGCAACTCGGGCCGCTCCGAAGAAAGTCTGCAGTACTACCAGGAGGCACTGCGTCTGCGCCCCGACTTTGCGCGCTGCCACTTTAACCTGAGCATCTCCTGCCTGAACCTCAAAATGTACACCGAAGCGGCCGAGCACGCCTACACAGCTCTCACGCTCCAGCAGGCCTccggcgacgacgtgccCGGCCCGCCCAACCACAGTCTCTGGGAAATCCtgcgcgtgtcgctcgagctcatgcgccgccccgatctcgcgacgctgtgccTCGCCCGCGACCTGAACCAGATCCACCTCGACCAGATTGTAGGTACCATATAG
- a CDS encoding thiamine pyrophosphokinase-related protein, whose amino-acid sequence MTRRFASWWDVATATQNDDPWEDPTLYAFLCDDVQIGFIQPHVWAVLQRYAHAFVMDERRMTFGPACTSVDARTDAINALAVQLRDHGEFPEALGGWRHEQYAVYGRDKSQRTYMAFTLERAACALFGFATFGVHLTAYTPDGRVWVPKRSATKATWPGMYDNSVAGGITAGENVLDTIVRECEEEASLDPELVTAHIRAVGVISYFYKTPTHGYRQPEMQFLYDLCLPSNDVRLQPNDQEAQSFELMDRDTIWQLIVAGAFKPNCTLVLLDFFIRHGWLTPEKEPDYTKLVALLHTPLRVPTP is encoded by the exons ATGACACGGCGCTTTGCCTCGTGGTGGGAcgtcgccaccgccacgcAGAACGACGATCCATGGGAGGATCCGACGCTGTATGCGTTTCTGTGCGATGACGTGCAGATTGGATTCATCCAGCCACATGTCTGggcggtgctgcagcgctATGCGCACGCCTTTGTGATggacgagcggcgcatgacATTTGGCCCCGCATGCACATCCGTGGACGCACGTACAGACGCGATCAATGCCCTGGCCGTGCAGCTACGTGATCACGGCGAGTTTCCCGAGGCGCTGGGTGGCTGGCGCCATGAGCAGTACGCCGTGTATGGACGAGACAAGTCGCAACGCACCTACATGGCTTTTACactcgagcgcgctgcctgcgcccTTTTCGGCTTTGCGACGTTTGGCGTGCATCTCACCGCATACACACCCGATGGACGCGTCTGGGTCCCGAAGCGCTCGGCGACCAAAGCGACATGGCCCGGTATGTACGACAACTCGGTCGCGGGCGGCATCACCGCCGGCGAAAACGTGCTCGATACCATCGTGCGCGAATGCGAGGAGGAAGCGAGTCTCGATCCGGAGCTCGTCACCGCGCACATCCGCGCTGTCGGCGTCATTTCCTACTTTTACAAGACACCGACACACGGGTACCGCCAGCCAGAGATGCA GTTCCTCTACGACTTGTGCCTGCCCTCGAACGATGTGCGCCTCCAGCCCAACGACCAAGAGGCGCAGTCGTTCGAGCTGATGGACAGGGACACCATTTGGCAGCTCATAGTAGCAGGCGCCTTCAAGCCCAACTGTACTCTAG TCCTTTTGGACTTTTTCATACGGCATGGTTGGCTCACGCCGGAGAAGGAGCCGGACTATACCAAGCTCGTAGCACTCCTGCACACGCCCTTGCGTGTGCCCACGCCCTAA
- a CDS encoding actin cortical patch component: MSLTPAGTWAPNPTTVRACSVKLSAQGDRIVYAHGRTVVIRDMKDPRATVVYAQHAQPVTVARLSPSGYYVASADVTGKVRVWDVAGTEQMLKLEVAALGGRVHDLQWDGESKRILVAGEGREKYTHTFLVDTGSSVGELNGHSKPVNAVAVRAQRPFRAATGADDAHVLFYTGVPFKYARTLSHHTRFVHDVAYAPDGATFVSAGADGRLCVYDGVSGDLHGTIEAHQGTIFAVSFAPDSKHLASAGADGAVRVWDVAARTLVCEWRSDAQDRVLAQQVGLVWTAGAIVSLSFHGMLTVLDPGALRVRDTLVGPTMGLVDVAVSGGKIAAACVDGRVYLYDECVDRCPREAAWPSPVRMGSTSSAWVVASLDNALRVIRHDGSVTKHDVSGHIRSLQVCDRASFVLTDTGMDVVSHDGECVSHRATWPDDATCLASQASLVAIGAQDAKVYLFRYDGALHPLGELSHGRSAITAMAFSPDASLLAVGESSGKILVYDVEAQTLKLSQWVFHTARIDSIQWSPDGAHALSASLDTNIYVWSVERPMQKAVLKNAHAGGVKAAVWLDAHTIVSAGADGVVRWVRRVCSP; this comes from the coding sequence ATGTCGCTGACACCGGCCGGGACGTGGGCTCCGAATCCCACGACAGTGCGTGCGTGCAGCGTCAAGCTCAGTGCACAGGGTGATCGAATCGTGTATGCTCATGGTCGTACGGTCGTGATTCGTGACATGAAGGATCCCCGAGCCACGGTCGTGTATgctcagcatgcgcagccCGTGACGGTGGCGCGTTTGAGTCCGAGTGGCTATTATGTGGCGAGCGCCGATGTCACGGGCAAGGTGCGTGTGTGGGACGTAGCTGGCACGGAGCAGATGCTCAAGCTTGAAGTGGCTGCGCTAGGTGGACGTGTGCACGATCTACAGTGGGATGGCGAGAGCAAGCGGATTCTCGTGGCGGGCGAGGGCCGCGAAAAGTATACCCATACGTTTCTGGTGGATACAGGCTCGAGTGTGGGCGAGCTGAATGGACACAGCAAGCCTGTGAATGCCGTCGCGGTGCGTGCACAGCGGCCGTTCCGGGCCGCGACAGGTGcggacgacgcccatgTTCTGTTCTATACGGGCGTGCCTTTCAAGTACGCGCGCACTCTGTCGCACCATACGCGTTTTGTGCATGATGTAGCGTATGCGCCGGATGGCGCGACGTTTGTGTCCGCGGGTGCCGATGGCCGGCTGTGTGTGTACGATGGTGTGAGTGGTGATCtgcacggcacgatcgaggcgcatcAAGGCACCATTTTCGCGGTCTCTTTTGCGCCTGACTCGAAGCACCTAGCTTCTGCGGGAGCCGATGGGgccgtgcgtgtgtggGATGTGGCGGCCCGCACGCTCGTGTGCGAATGGCGCTCAGATGCGCAGGACCGCgtcctggcgcagcaggtcgGTCTTGTGTGGACAGCAGGGGCGATTGTATCGCTGAGCTTCCATGGGATGCTGACCGTGCTCGATCCGggtgcgctgcgtgtccgcgacacgctcgtggGCCCCACGATGGGTCTTGTGGACGTGGCTGTGAGCGGCGGAAAGATCGCCGCAGCCTGTGTCGACGGCCGCGTCTACTTGTATGACGAGTGTGTTGATCGTTGCCCTCGCGAGGCAGCATGGCCGAGTCCGGTCCGGATGGGCTCGACGTCTTCCGCATGGGTCGTGGCGTCGTTGGAcaatgcgctgcgtgtgatCCGGCACGATGGAAGCGTGACGAAGCACGACGTAAGTGGCCACATTCGCAGCTTGCAAGTATGCGACAGGGCCTCGTTTGTGCTGACTGACACGGGCATGGACGTCGTATCCCACGATGGCGAGTGCGTATCGCACCGAGCTACGTGGCCCGACGATGCTACATGCCTCGCCTCGCAggcgtcgctcgtggcgaTCGGTGCGCAAGACGCCAAAGTGTATCTCTTCCGCTACGACGGTGCCCTGCATCCTCTCGGCGAGCTGAGCCACGGACGGAGCGCCATCACAGCGATGGCCTTCTCACCAGACGCCTCGCTCCTGGCCGTCGGCGAGAGCAGCGGCAAGATCCTCGTGTACGATGTCGAGGCACAGACACTCAAGCTTTCGCAGTGGGTATTCCATACGGCGCGTATCGACTCGATTCAGTGGTCGCcggacggcgcgcatgcgctcagcgCGTCCCTCGATACGAACATCTATGTATGGTCCGTGGAGCGGCCGATGCAAAAGGCTGTGCTCAAGAACGCCCATGCCGGCGGTGTGAAGGCAGCCGTCTGGCTCGACGCCCACACCATCGTCTCGGCGGGCGCCGACGGCGTCGTTCGCTgggtgcgccgcgtctgTAGCCCATAG
- a CDS encoding large subunit ribosomal protein L39e — protein MPSHKTFRTKVKLAKAARQNRSIPNWFRMKTDNKIQYNKNRRHWRHTKLSL, from the exons ATG CCTTCGCACAAGACGTTCCGTACCAAGGTCAAGCTGGCCAAGGCTGCCCGCCAGAACCG CTCGATCCCCAACTGGTTCCGCATGAAGACGGACAACAAGATCCAGTACAACAAGAACCGCCGTCACTGGCGTCACACGAAGCTCTCGCTCTAA